The Rosa rugosa chromosome 1, drRosRugo1.1, whole genome shotgun sequence genomic sequence ACGTTAAGTAATAATCTAACAAGTTATACTATCAAATTATAAATCGAAACCGCACATGTACCTAATCGATGATTCAACATTATATAGAAGAAGACAGTGATGACTAACCCTAGTAATGTATGGGGTGGGGGTAAGTAATTGAGCAGTTGTGCTTTAGAGAAAGACGGGAGGACCCTACGTCGGATTTTAGGTTTGAATATATGTTGAAGTTGTTGCAAGACATTAACACTCATGAGCAAGATCATATGGTTATctgattcaaattcaaaattgaatggGGTAAGTAGGTCATCTTGAGAGGGACAACAAATTAGAAAGCAGTAATTGTGTACGAAAAATACTGTTTAAGAAACAGTGAAGAGTTTGCAATATGTAAAGGGAACATGGGATCCAGCTCTATAACAATGTTCATGTGTCCTTGATAATCTGTCCTCTCTGGTGGTCTTGTTTCATCAAGCTCCACAAGGCATTGTCCTCACATACCCCACCATTGTGGTTTCTTTTTCActgtttgattttgtttttaagcttagagagagagagttaaagAGTTCATTCCACCTCGATAACTTACCATATCATACCCAGCAAATTGATATGTTGTTTTTTACTGTGGTTTTCACAAGATGAATGTTGCACAAAGTATTGCATATGGTGGATTGACAATCAATATAATGAAGTTGCGACATTTTTAAAAGGGAATGAAATTCACATTCTTCATTTTAGtgattttacaatccacactctatATTTCATTTTTAGTATCTTAACGTCACATGTTTATGATCCACACTACAAAAATGACAAAACTTAagatattaaaaaaagaaacacggaatgtgaattgtaaaatgagaagtgtggatttcactccatttttaaaatttttggaACATCATTTAACACAATAATGTGATATAATCAACTCTTGAAATATCAATTTTCTGTCATCTCACACATGCAACCACAACTCGGCCTGTGGAAAACAGAGAGGGAACCATGATTCAAAAGAAAATTGGGCTaaattcaatttcaaaactAAACAACAATGTAAATAGGGAAATTTCATAATCAAACATTGAAATTGCaaatttgatttgggtaaaATTGACGTTTCAGATTGATTTTTCTGTCTTCCAAATTAAAGAAAACCATCTCTCTGGTCCCAACTCCCAGCAACCATATGGCCTCACACTATATATTAAACCTTTAATAGAATCGATGAGTCTTGTGATATACAAGATGCAATCTTAGGACATCAACACATGTTCCCCAGAAAAGAGTGTCAGGTGATGCTGTCTCTTTCATGCAAATAGAAACGTCTCAATTTAGTGTCATAATCAAGAGCACCAAATTTCCATGGAAATATTTGCAGAACCATACAACAGGGTCTTTTAGCATTTCATGCAAAAATTTAAACCAGAGGCTCAAatttaactccatcaatttcAGATCCAAATGCAACCCAAAAATTACCTTCTTGATATAAAGCTTTCAACCACAACATGATCAGCTTTATGACTAGAGCACATGGCTTGATTGTGAACAAATGATGCTCAGATCCAAATGCATTTACACTAGACCCCATGATCTACAGAAACTAGGGCCTCTgctaaaaatggaaacttgcatAGCAGAAAAAAAACCTTACAGTTCTTCTAAACTTGGCACCTGCTCATACCACATTCAGAGTCTCAGAACCCATGAGATTCTTATTTCTACTAGACAATCTACATATTTAAAATTTCTACAGAGACCAGGCAACATAATCATTAAGAAACTAGGCTAGAGTACAAATATATACTGTGAGATTAAGAATATTATACTAGAAACAATATCCGATGCAATCCCAAAACACATAAAGCAGGTGTAAGGAGAACGAACGGTTTAGAGAGCCCAGATGAAGCTTGAGAATTCTTCAATGGAAGGATAGCAGAACCATTGATATTGGTTCCACAAACATTAACTCCAATCTTCAAAATATGTGCTTCAGAGGGACTCAAGCAGAGACCAGGGTTTCCACTAAGATCCAAGTTCCTTCCCAACCTACTCAAGAAACTTGGATTGAAAGGCACAACACCACCCAACATGTTCCTACTAAGATTCAAGTGGTATATGTGTGAGAGACTGCCAAAACCAACCGGAATTTCACCGGTTAGACGGTTGTTCTGCAATGACAAAGTGCTCAAGTTCTTGAGCTGTGAAAAGCTTTCTGGTATAGTACCTGAGTACCCAGAATCAGCAAGCCTGAGTTCTTGAAGTTTCACCAACTTACCAAGCTCCAATGGCAGAGTTATGTTCATTGGATTACCATCTAAAATTAAATACTGCAAGCTTTGCAGTTTCTCCAAACCTTTTGGGAATTGTCCATGCAATTTGTTGTTGCTCAAAGCCAGGAAATTCAACAAACTGAGCTGATGAATTCCCTCAGGAATGCCCCCACTGAGCAAATTTGAGCTGAAGTCAACTTTCTGAAGCAACACCAGTTCCCCAATTGTGTTTGGGATTGACCCAGTGAGCATATTGTAGCTCAAATCAAGGCCTTGAAGGTTTCTGAGACTGCCTAGTTGGACTGGGATAGTGCCTGTCAGCATACTGTAGCTCAAATCAAGGTGTACTAAGCTGCTCAAGCTGAAAATCTCTGGTGGGATTTTTCCGGTGAGGCGGTTTTGAGACAATGTAAGGATTTCAAGGGACTTGAGTGATGAAATCTGAGGTGGGATTGGACCAACTAGTGCCGGATTCGATCGGAGACTGAGCTGTTGAAGTGAAGAAGCATTGGAGGCTCTTGAAACAGAGAAACTGGTCTTAGTGTGAGTGAAGCAGTTGAAGAAGAACACAGATTGAAGATGTGGAAGAGCAGAGATTTCTGAA encodes the following:
- the LOC133742838 gene encoding receptor like protein 29, which codes for MLQQTKSPYLDTMYCSFSNSLSLILLLLILPLSSSIPSVSNSNAHHSTNAINMVPSEAETLFTIMESMSSDQTWRVSFPKPCQPGQTWPGIECKLGADNHLHVSRLDFGNHPNPSCKRTATFPSEISALPHLQSVFFFNCFTHTKTSFSVSRASNASSLQQLSLRSNPALVGPIPPQISSLKSLEILTLSQNRLTGKIPPEIFSLSSLVHLDLSYSMLTGTIPVQLGSLRNLQGLDLSYNMLTGSIPNTIGELVLLQKVDFSSNLLSGGIPEGIHQLSLLNFLALSNNKLHGQFPKGLEKLQSLQYLILDGNPMNITLPLELGKLVKLQELRLADSGYSGTIPESFSQLKNLSTLSLQNNRLTGEIPVGFGSLSHIYHLNLSRNMLGGVVPFNPSFLSRLGRNLDLSGNPGLCLSPSEAHILKIGVNVCGTNINGSAILPLKNSQASSGLSKPFVLLTPALCVLGLHRILFLV